From a single Lolium rigidum isolate FL_2022 chromosome 7, APGP_CSIRO_Lrig_0.1, whole genome shotgun sequence genomic region:
- the LOC124670757 gene encoding probable L-type lectin-domain containing receptor kinase S.5 → MADSELLPHDPGKRLPIVSPGSEIANGSLQITPNTGDIMHRSGRVVYARETLKLWNSKGTTLTSFRTEFVLNILPQNGTGEGMAFMLTNKPLLPRNSSGQWLGVCNNQTDGALVNRVIAVEFDTKKSNEDDLNGNHFGFDFNSIKSVQQYPLSNQSIVLASGSDVWVCIEYDGTSKFFRVDLVQYSTTGRHESSGGLYIDLSTRLLADNIYLVFAGSTGDFTQLNQIKSWNFTTVEDDVMVGTWRKVLLALGTLILFSICLFIVLFMWRKLTRQRRHAYRNLEKMIDAHGPVRFKLKELRHATSNFSATRKLGRGGFGTVYLGYISRMNLEVAVKRVSTNNSKSNRGRGEQEFIAEVNTISKLSHRNLVKFIGWCHGGGELLLVYEYFPMGSLDKLLYGSARVSSPELTWERRYKLICGVASAMDYLHHGSSKRILHRDVKASNVMLDEEYNARLGDFGLARVIQHDGVTHHSTQAVAGTRAYMAYESFFTGRASLDTDVYAFGVFIMEVISGKSPSSSVMYLYHNDDNNESTERGQQPMPIYIVDWTWNLYSQGKALHAADPLLDGEFDQAQVDCTVRLALACCHPNPRERPSMRMAVQVLIDSVPVLEPPLNKPAFVWPPGGTQQEMELPDVGLLFTGGAVQHKSFCSMSSGSLTGR, encoded by the coding sequence TCCAGGCTCAGAAATCGCAAATGGATCCCTGCAAATCACGCCTAACACCGGGGATATCATGCACCGATCGGGAAGAGTGGTTTACGCAAGGGAAACTCTGAAGCTGTGGAATAGTAAGGGAACGACACTCACGTCGTTCAGGACAGAGTTCGTGCTCAACATCTTACCCCAAAATGGGACTGGAGAAGGTATGGCCTTCATGCTCACAAATAAACCATTATTGCCCAGAAACAGCAGTGGCCAGTGGCTGGGCGTGTGCAACAACCAGACAGATGGCGCCCTGGTGAACCGAGTGATAGCCGTCGAATTCGACACGAAGAAGAGCAACGAGGATGACTTAAACGGCAACCATTTCGGATTTGACTTCAACAGCATCAAATCTGTTCAGCAATACCCGCTCAGTAATCAGTCCATCGTCCTCGCAAGTGGATCTGATGTATGGGTTTGTATCGAATACGATGGCACATCAAAATTCTTTCGAGTGGACCTAGTCCAATATAGCACTACTGGGCGGCATGAATCCAGTGGAGGTTTGTACATAGATCTATCAACTCGACTTCTGGCGGACAACATATATCTGGTATTCGCAGGTTCCACTGGCGACTTCACCCAACTGAACCAGATAAAGTCCTGGAACTTCACCACAGTAGAGGACGATGTCATGGTCGGAACATGGAGAAAGGtgcttttggctctcggtaccttGATTTTATTTTCTATCTGTTTGTTCATTGTGCTTTTCATGTGGAGAAAGCTGACTCGGCAGAGAAGGCATGCCTACCGTAATCTAGAGAAGATGATTGATGCGCATGGTCCGGTCAGATTTAAGCTCAAGGAGCTGAGGCATGCAACTTCCAATTTCAGTGCTACCCGTAAGCTCGGCAGAGGTGGCTTTGGAACCGTTTACCTTGGCTACATCAGTAGGATGAACTTGGAGGTCGCCGTGAAGCGGGTGTCAACAAATAACTCCAAGTCTAACCGAGGACGAGGAGAGCAGGAATTCATCGCCGAGGTAAACACGATCAGTAAGCTCTCCCACCGCAACCTTGTAAAGTTCATCGGCTGGTGTCACGGGGGAGGTGAGCTGCTCCTTGTGTACGAGTACTTTCCCATGGGCAGCCTGGACAAGCTCTTGTACGGCAGTGCCAGAGTGAGCTCTCCTGAGCTGACATGGGAACGGCGGTACAAGCTAATATGTGGTGTGGCATCAGCGATGGACTACCTGCACCACGGAAGCAGCAAGCGGATCCTCCACAGGGACGTAAAGGCCAGCAACGTGATGCTCGACGAGGAGTATAATGCACGTTTGGGTGACTTCGGGCTCGCACGTGTCATCCAGCACGATGGAGTCACTCACCACTCGACACAGGCGGTGGCAGGCACTCGCGCCTACATGGCCTACGAGAGCTTCTTCACTGGCCGTGCCAGCCTCGACACGGACGTGTACGCGTTCGGAGTCTTCATCATGGAGGTGATTAGCGGGAAGAGCCCGAGCAGCTCCGTGATGTACCTGTACCACAACGACGACAACAACGAGTCGACGGAGCGAGGGCAACAACCTATGCCCATCTACATTGTAGACTGGACATGGAATCTCTACAGCCAGGGGAAGGCGTTGCATGCCGCAGACCCCTTGCTCGATGGCGAGTTTGACCAGGCACAGGTGGACTGCACAGTGAGGCTGGCGCTGGCATGCTGCCACCCGAACCCTAGGGAGAGGCCGTCCATGAGGATGGCCGTGCAAGTGCTGATTGACAGTGTCCCAGTGCTGGAGCCCCCGTTGAATAAGCCTGCATTTGTCTGGCCTCCAGGCGGCACACAACAGGAGATGGAGCTGCCGGACGTCGGGTTGCTCTTCACGGGAGGGGCTGTGCAGCACAAGAGCTTCTGCTCCATGAGCTCTGGATCCCTCACTGGAAGGTGA